A genomic stretch from Arachis stenosperma cultivar V10309 chromosome 3, arast.V10309.gnm1.PFL2, whole genome shotgun sequence includes:
- the LOC130966731 gene encoding uncharacterized protein LOC130966731 has translation MERLPPPRPIKNKKGGSRSEYCEYHKLYGHSTNDCYDLKNVIKKLVREGRLDRYLMERSDHHGKRKQDEEDRRDSPPQIPERHIHMISEGRELAEGDLTKSSRKRHLKEVYQVRGELFDLPTFSFTKEDRQGIVTGHDDPVVITMILANVDLYRTLVDQGSSADILFKPAFDKLGLDEKDLRAYPDTLYGLGDAPTKPLGFIPLHTTFGKGIKSKTLSIDFIVVDVGLAYNALIGRTTLNRLGAVVSTAHLCMKFPTPEEIATIRGDQKLARKCYNESLNLRGKGKDINTIELGGIRAKEELQPQPGGKTEEVQIGRRMKKIST, from the coding sequence ATGGAAAGGCTACCTCCCCCTAGGCCCATCAAGAACAAGAAGGGAGGAAGTCGTAGCGAatactgtgagtaccataagCTATATGGGCACTCAACCAATGATTGTTACGACCtgaaaaatgtgataaaaaagTTGGTCAGggaaggtcggcttgacagatatctcatggaaaggtcggATCATCATGGCAAGAGGAAGCAAGATGAAGAGGATCGAAGAGATTCACCACCACAGATCCCAGAAAGACATATACACATGATCTCGGAGGGGAGGGAGCTTGCTGAAGGGGATCTCACAAAGTCATCTCGCAAGAGGCACCTGAAGGAAGTCTACCAGGTTAGAGGCGAATTGTTCGACCTCCCAACCTTCTCTTTTACTAAAGAAGATAGGCAGGGCATTGTTACCGGACATGATGACCCAGTGGTGATTACCATGATCCTCGCCAATGTCGATCTATACAGGACCTTGGTGGATCAGGGGAGCTCAGCTGATATCCTGTTCAAACCAGCATTTGACAAGTTGGGATTGGATGAAAAGGATCTAAGAGCATACCCTGATACCCTATACGGGTTGGGAGATGCACCAACAAAACCACTAGGATTCATACCCTTACATACAACTTTTGGAAAGGGGATAAAATCCAAAACTCTAAGCATCGACTTCATAGTTGTTGATGTGGGTTTAGCCTATAATGCCTTAATAGGTAGAACAACCCTAAATCGGcttggagcagtggtatccaccgcccacctttgcatgaaattcccaacacCAGAGGAAATTGCAACCATCAGGGGAGATCAGAAGCTGGCGAGAaagtgctacaatgaaagcctaaacctgAGAGGTAAAGGCAAAGACATCAATACCATTGAACTTGGAGGAATTCGAGCTAAAGAAGAGTTGCAGCCACAACCCGGAGGGAAGACTGAAGAAGTGCAGATCGGCAGGAGGATGAAAAAAATATCGACATAG
- the LOC130966732 gene encoding uncharacterized protein LOC130966732, with protein sequence MYLADASDATRCKAFPTTLTKAAMKWFDSLPLRAVTSFDDFSHKFRMRFSIQNDKVKHAPSLLGVKQEVGKTLRDYMEMFNKACLEIQDLPTKAVIMGLVNGLRESPFS encoded by the coding sequence atgtacctagcaGACGCTTCTGATGCTACTCGCTGCAAGGCCTTTCCAACGACTTTGACAAaggcagcgatgaagtggttcgatagcctccccctTAGGGCGGTTACCAGTTTCGACGACTTCTCGCATAAGTTTCGCATGCGATTTTCAATTCAAAATGATAAAGTCAAGCACGCGCCTAGCCTCTTGGGGGTAAAGCAAGAGGTCGGGAAAACTCTGAGAGACTACATGGAAATGTTCAACAAGGCGTGCCTAGAAATTCAAGACCTGCCTACAAAGGCAGTGATTATGGGCCTAGTAAATGGACTTCGAGAAAGCCCTTTCTCCTAG
- the LOC130968200 gene encoding phosphoglycerate kinase, chloroplastic: protein MATSASPTTFSLLSSTTNSSTSSSSTRSSLLHLSPTTTSGGLRLRSAGLRRLGFAAADPLLALHVASRISSASSGKGVRGVVSMAKKSVGDLTAADLKGKRVFVRADLNVPLDDNQNITDDTRIRAAIPTIKHLIQNGAKVILSSHLGRPKGVTPKFSLAPLVPRLSELIGIQVVKADDSIGPEVEKLVASLPDGGVLLLENVRFYKEEEKNDPEHAKKLAALADLYVNDAFGTAHRAHASTEGVTKFLKPSVAGFLLQKELDYLVGAVSNPKRPFAAIVGGSKVSSKIGVIESLLEKCDILLLGGGMIFTFYKAQGLSVGSSLVEEDKLDLATSLLAKAKAKGVSLLLPSDVVIADKFAPDANSKVVPASAIPDGWMGLDIGPESIKTFNEALETTKTIIWNGPMGVFEFDKFAVGTEAIAKKLADLSGKGVTTIIGGGDSVAAVEKVGVANVMSHISTGGGASLELLEGKELPGVLALDEATPVAV from the exons ATGGCCACCTCAGCATCCCCAACgactttctctctcctctcttcaACCACCAACTCCTCCACTTCCTCATCCTCCACTCGCTCCTCCCTCCTCCACCTCTCTCCCACCACCACATCCGGCGGCCTCCGCCTCCGCTCAGCCGGTCTCCGCCGCCTAGGCTTCGCCGCGGCGGACCCGCTCCTGGCCCTCCACGTGGCATCAAGGATCAGCTCGGCGTCGTCCGGGAAGGGAGTGAGGGGAGTTGTTTCCATGGCGAAGAAGAGCGTTGGGGACTTGACTGCTGCTGACTTGAAAGGAAAGAGAGTATTCGTTAGGGCTGACCTTAACGTGCCACTTGATGATAACCAGAACATCACCGACGACACTAGGATCCGTGctgccattcccaccatcaagCACCTCATCCAGAATGGTGCCAAAGTCATTCTCTCCAGTCATTTG GGACGACCGAAGGGTGTCACTCCCAAGTTCAGCTTGGCACCTCTTGTACCCCGTCTTTCTGAACTCATTGGTATACAG GTTGTCAAGGCTGATGACAGTATTGGTCCCGAAGTAGAGAAGTTGGTGGCTTCACTTCCTGATGGAGGTGTTCTTCTTCTGGAAAACGTGAGGTTTTACAAGGAGGAAGAAAAGAATGACCCCGAGCATGCGAAGAAGCTTGCTGCTCTTGCAGATCTATATGTTAATGATGCATTTGGTACTGCTCACAGGGCACACGCATCAACAGAGGGAGTCACTAAATTCCTCAAGCCATCCGTTGCTGGTTTTCTTTTGCAAAAG GAACTTGACTACCTTGTTGGGGCTGTATCAAACCCAAAGAGGCCATTTGCTGCCATTGTGGGTGGTTCCAAGGTCTCATCCAAAATTGGAGTGATTGAATCCCTTCTCGAAAAATGTGACATCCTTCTACTTGGAGGAGGTATGATCTTCACATTTTACAAGGCACAAGGTCTCTCAGTTGGTTCTTCCCTTGTAGAGGAAGATAAGTTAGATCTTGCTACATCTCTCCTTGCAAAAGCCAAGGCAAAGGGCGTGTCTCTCTTGTTACCATCTGACGTGGTGATTGCAGACAAATTCGCTCCCGATGCAAATAGCAAG GTTGTGCCAGCGTCTGCGATCCCTGACGGTTGGATGGGCCTGGATATTGGTCCAGAGTCTATTAAAACATTCAACGAAGCATTGGAAACTACCAAAACCATTATATGGAATGGGCCAATGGGAGTCTTTGAGTTTGACAAATTTGCTGTTGGGACAGAG GCTATTGCAAAGAAGCTGGCTGATCTCAGCGGAAAGGGTGTGACCACAATTATTGGAGGAGGAGATTCCGTTGCGGCCGTGGAGAAAGTGGGAGTTGCAAATGTCATGAGCCACATATCCACAGGTGGTGGTGCCAGTTTGGAGTTGCTGGAAGGAAAAGAGCTTCCTGGTGTCCTTGCCCTCGATGAAGCCACACCAGTTGCCGTGTAA